CAGCCGTTACCCGCGAAAAGTTCGAAACGCTTGAGCGTAGCCAACCCGCAGGTCAGCGTCGATTACACGAACGACACGGCGGGTCACATCTCCATGACACAACGTCGATGCAGGTCAGAAGATATTTCAGCTCCCGAAGTATCGGCCCACGGCCTATCGGCGGGGGCGGATGCGACTCATTTCGAGTCGGCGTCGGCCTCCATCGCCTCGATCAGGCTCTTGGGCCGCAGATCGGTCCAATTCTCCTCGACGTAAGCCAGGCAGGCCTGCCGACTGTCCTCGCCGAAGACCTTGGTCCAACCGGCCGGGATCTCAGCGAACGTCGGCCACAGCGAGTGCTGGTTTTCGTCGTTGACCAGCACGTAGAACCGGCCGTCCTCGTCGTCGAAGGGGTTGGTCATCGTTGCAGTCTCCTTGGATGTCGCAGGCGCCGCCCGCGGATTCTGCGGCCCATTATGCCAGGTGGGGACCACCCGCCGAGTCAAGCCTTGGTGCGGTCGGCGATAGCGCGCCCCTGCACCACACGCATGATCTCGTTGGCCCCCTCGAGAATGCGGTTGACGCGCAGGTCGCGAACGATCTTCTCCACCTTGTACTCGGTCAGGTAGCCGTATCCGCCGTGCAGCTGCAACGCGGAATCGGCCACCTGGAAGCAGGTGTCGGTGACGTAGCGCTTGGCCATCGCGCACAGCTCCACCTTGTTCGGCGCGTCCTCGTCGAGCGCCGA
This genomic interval from Gordonia sp. X0973 contains the following:
- a CDS encoding MbtH family protein gives rise to the protein MTNPFDDEDGRFYVLVNDENQHSLWPTFAEIPAGWTKVFGEDSRQACLAYVEENWTDLRPKSLIEAMEADADSK